From Mytilus galloprovincialis chromosome 9, xbMytGall1.hap1.1, whole genome shotgun sequence, the proteins below share one genomic window:
- the LOC143045347 gene encoding ovomucoid-like: MLWSILLIAVVDVALGQTNCHRTCTSQYAPVCGTDGKTYSNQCRLNVAICYSKAKGINLHYAHRGSCSHVTHTPPIHYSCKDVCDEEVQLACGTDGNTYHNRCFLNLANCDATKTGDHVGYAHSGECSETDKNCPHTCDNHLDPVCSTGNITFKNPCWLTMYGCKYAHLSSTLSDRYHMAHNGSCDGTDPYASTTMLDCSSYMTHGSIAGEGSTGHLWTCPREHEYLCGADHHTYPGPCYYCRRMDYSKKLDENNMVHLISNSVCKSFVG, encoded by the exons ATGCTGTGGTCAATTTTACTTATTGCTGTTGTAG ATGTTGCTTTAGGACAAACCAACTGCCACAGAACTTGTACTTCCCAGTACGCACCTGTGTGTGGAACAGATGGCAAAACATATA GCAATCAGTGTCGCCTGAATGTTGCAATATGCTACTCAAAGGCAAAGGGAATCAATCTTCATTATGCACACCGTGGCTCCTGTAGTCACGTTACCCACACACCTCCCATTCATTATAGCTGTAAGGATGTATGTGATGAAGAAGTACAGTTAGCCTGTGGAACTGATGGAAACACCTACC ATAATAGATGTTTCTTAAACTTGGCAAATTGCGACGCAACTAAAACTGGAGATCATGTTGGTTATGCTCACTCTGGTGAATGTTCTGAAACGGACAAAAACTGTCCACACACCTGCGACAATCACTTAGATCCCGTGTGTAGTACAGGCAATATCACATTTA agaaTCCTTGTTGGCTGACCATGTATGGATGTAAATATGCCCATCTATCTAGTACTTTATCAGATAGATATCATATGGCACACAATGGTTCATGTGATGGGACAGACCCGTATGCATCAACAACAATG CTCGACTGTAGTTCATATATGACCCATGGGTCCATAGCAGGAGAAGGAAGCACTGGGCATTTATGGACCTGTCCAAGAGAACACGAATATCTATGCGGTGCTGACCACCATACATATCCTGGACCATGCTATTACTGCAGACGTATGGACTATAGCAAAAAACTCG ATGAGAATAACATGGTGCACTTAATCTCCAATTCTGTCTGCAAGTCATTCGTTGGTTAA